The following proteins are co-located in the Aquarana catesbeiana isolate 2022-GZ linkage group LG02, ASM4218655v1, whole genome shotgun sequence genome:
- the LOC141128581 gene encoding uncharacterized protein — MARLVLLAGFALVLSVQLGSAYELTCYFSSSAQYRPGLGSFKTENIDPCLCTHLIYAFAGMSKNEITTLEWNDVDKYEALQDLKKQNKDLKTLISVGGWNFGTAPFTTMVSTFKNRETFIKSVIEFLRKYDFDGLDIDWEYPGTRGSPPQDRHLFTLLVQEIKAAFELEALKTKKPRLMITAAVASGIGKIQSSYEIPQISEALDYIHVMTYNLHGSWEGYTGENSPLFGPHSLNVDYILYYWKKHGAPASKLMAGLPTYGRTFSLKNPFDTAIGAPTLGPGPAGIYTRQPGIWSYYEICNFLKTGARSEWSFSEDVPYAFQGSHWVGYDNTISFQLKADWLMQNNFGGAMVWSLDMDDFTGTFCNQGKFPLVSALKETLGIESTACTSSSSPKTPPAGHKHNNPNLHHSSQPEGTDSPKSSESENHPSDTGSHQKNNESNQHPKTNEPNNNPKIPNNPKGSGTDEHSKSSDSNSKHDDHSGNSPRSSTGTAFCVGKATGLYPVAGKRNAFWNCWKGLTYKQDCPAGLIFTEDCQCCVYNSSPAKSNGNVSGKGFCVGRLTGLYPVQGNKKAFWNCWKGLTYQQDCPVGLIFDQSCQCCSRSALSPNSPVKVVPSKTQSQGHSNTHSKSNDSDKHTQSSEHKEHPKDTGPKDNPISSGPKQHSKTSEPIDHNTKNSQPKEPIQHPKGSEPIQHPKGSEPIQHPKSSEPKEHQKTTEPKEHPKGSEPIQHPKGSEPIQHPKGTQPIQHPKGTEPIQHSKGTEPIQHPKGGEPIQHPKGGEPIQHPTGSKPIQHPKGSEPIQHPKGSEPKEHPKSTEPKEHPKSNEPKEHPKSSEPIQHPKGTEPIQHPKESEPIQHPKGTEPIQHPKGNEPIQHPKGSDSEPKEHPKSTEPKEHPGSNEPKEHPKSSEPIQHPKVTEPIQHPKGTEPIQHPKGTEPIQHPKGSEPTQHPKGSEPIQHPKGTEPIQHPKGNEPIQHPKGSDSEPKEHPKSTEPKEHPESNEPKEHPKSSEPIQHPKVTEPSQHPKGTEPIQHPKGTEPIQHPKGTEPIQHSKGSEPTHHPKGSEPIQHPKGTEPIQHPKGNEPVQHPKGSDSEPKEHPKSTEPKKHPKSNEPKEHPKSSEPIQHPKVTEPIQHPKGTEPIQHPKGTEPIQHPKGSEHTQHPKGSEPIQHHKGTEPIQHPKGNEPIQHPKGSDSEPKENPKSTEPKEHPKSNEPKEHPKSSEPIQHPKGTEPIQHPKGSEPTQHHKGSEPIQHPKGTEPIQHPKGNEPIQHPKGSDSKPKEHPKSTEPKEHPKGNEPKEHPKSSEPIQHPKVTEPIQHPKGTEPIQHPKGSEPTQHPKGNEPIQHPKGTEPIQNPKGNEPIQHPKGSNSEPREHPKSTEPKEHPKSNEPKEHPKSSEPIQHPKVTEPIQHPKGNEPIQHPKGTEHIQHPKGTEPIQHPKGTEPIQHPKGTEPIQHPKGTEPIQHPKGSEPTQHPKGSKPIQHPKGSEPIQHPKSSEPKEHPKSTEPKEHPKSNEPKEHPKNTEPKEHPKGSEPIQHPKGSEPIQHPKGSEPIQHPKGTEPIQHPKGKDSEPKEHPKPIQHPKGSEPVQHPNGSEPIQHPKGSEPKEHPKNTEPKEHPKTNEPKEHPKDNKPKEHSKSSEPKEKQKNSEQKDHPMGNEPKEHPKDTTSRGSSGFCFNKVSGFYPVKGDKNAFWHCDNGITYRQNCPAGLVFELSCQCCVYNSSPAKSSGNVSGKGFCVGRLTGLYPVQGNKKAFWNCWKGLTYQQDCPVGLVFDQSCQCCSRSALSPNSPVKAVPSKTQSQGHSNTHSKSNDSDKHTQSSEHKEHPKDTGPKDNPISSGPKQHSKTSEPIDHNTKNSQPKEPIQHPKGSEPIQHPKSSEPKEHPKSTKPKEHPKSNEPKEHQKSSEPIQHPKGTEPIQHPKESEPIQHPKGTEPIQHPKGNESIQHPKGSEPIQHPKGTEPIQHPKGSEPIQHPKGTEPIQHPKSNEPIQHPKGSDSEPKEHPKSAEPKEHPESNEPKEHPKSSEPIQHPKGTEPIQHPKGSEPIQHPKGSEPTQHPKGSEPIQHPKGTEPIQHPKGNEPIQHPKGSDSEPKEHPKSTEPKKHPKSNEPKEHPKSSEPIQHPKGTEPIQHPKGTKPIQHPKGSEPTQHPKGGEPIQHPRGTEPIQHPKGKEPIQHPKGSDNEPKEHPKSTEPKEHPESNEPKERPKSSEPIQHPKVTEPIQHPKGTDPIQHPKGTEPIQNPKGSEHTQHPKGSEPTQHPKGSEPSQHPKGTEPIQHPKGNEPIQHPKGSDSEPKENPKSTEPKEHPKSNEPKEHPKSSEPIQHPKVTEPIQHPKGTEPIQHPKGTEPIQHPKGSEPTQHPKGNEPIQHPKGTEPIQHPKGNEPIQHPKGSDSEPKEHPKSTEPKEHPKSNEPKEHPKSSEPIQHPKVTKPIQHPKGNEPLQHPKGTEPIQHPKGTEPIQHPKGTEPIQHPKGTEPIQHPKGTEPIQHPKGTEPIQHPKGSEPTQHPKGSEPIQHPKGSEPIQHPKSSEPKEHPKSTEPKEHPKSNEPNEHPKTTEPKEHPKGSEPIQHPKGSEPIQHPKGGEPTQHPKGSEPIQHPKGTEPIQHPKGSDSEPKEHPKPIQHPKGSEPVQHPNGSEPVQHPNGSEPIQHPKGSEPKEHPKNTEPKEHPKTNEPKEHPKDNKPKEHSKSSEPKEKQKNSEQKDHPMGNEPKEHPKDTTSRGSSGFCFDKVSGFYPVKGDKNAFWHCDNGITYRQNCPAGLVFELSCQCCNYPPPPTKTKEFCAGKASGLYPVAGENNAFWNCANGITYKEYCSTGLVFDVSCDCCNYAPTPPAKTQKEFCAGKASGLYPVAGDKNAFWNCANGITYKQYCSTGLVFDESCECCNYP; from the exons GAAATTAAAGCAGCTTTTGAATTAGAAGCCTTAAAAACCAAGAAACCGAGATTGATGATAACTGCAGCTGTGGCCTCTGGTATAGGCAAAATTCAGTCAAGTTATGAGATACCCCAAATCTCTGA AGCTTTGGATTACATCCATGTTATGACCTATAACCTGCATGGTTCTTGGGAAGGCTATACTGGAGAGAACAGCCCACTGTTTGGACCACATAGCTTGAATGTT GATTACATCTTGTACTACTGGAAGAAACATGGTGCACCAGCTTCCAAACTCATGGCTGGCCTCCCAACCTATGGGCGCACTTTCAGTCTGAAAAACCCATTTGACACTGCCATTGGTGCTCCTACCTTGGGACCAGGACCAGCTGGCATCTATACAAGGCAGCCTGGAATATGGTCTTACTATGAG ATCTGCAATTTTCTAAAAACTGGGGCCAGGAGTGAATGGTCTTTTTCAGAAGATGTTCCATATGCCTTCCAGGGCAGTCACTGGGTGGGGTATGATAACACCATCAGTTTCCAGCTGAAG GCTGATTGGTTGATGCAAAATAACTTTGGAGGAGCAATGGTTTGGTCACTTGACATGGATGATTTTACTGGTACATTTTGCAACCAGGGCAAATTCCCTCTCGTCTCTGCATTAAAGGAAACCCTTGGAATTGAGTCTACCG cttgtaCCTCTTCATCTTCACCCAAAACTCCTCCAGCTGGTCACAAGCACAATAACCCTAATTTGCATCATTCTAGCCAACCTGAGGGCACTGACTCTCCAAAGAGCAGTGAGTCTGAAAACCACCCAAGCGACACTGGAAGCCACCAAAAGAACAATGAATCTAaccaacatccaaagaccaatGAACCGAACAACAATCCAAAGATCCCAAACAATCCAAAGGGCAGTGGTACTGATGAACATTCAAAGAGTAGTGATAGCAATTCTAAACATGATGATCATTCCGGCAATAGTCCTAGAAGTTCAACTGGCACTGCATTCTGTGTGGGAAAAGCTACTGGTTTATACCCAGTAGCAGGAAAAAGAAATGCCTTCTGGAACTGTTGGAAAGGACTTACCTATAAGCAAGATTGCCCTGCAGGTCTGATTTTTACTGAGGACTGCCAATGCT gtgtttACAACTCTTCTCCAGCAAAAAGCAATGGTAATGTGAGTGGCAAAGGATTCTGTGTTGGAAGGTTAACTGGTCTTTACCCAGTACAAGGGAATAAAAAAGCCTTCTGGAACTGCTGGAAAGGGCTAACATATCAACAAGACTGCCCTGTTGGTCTGATTTTTGATCAGAGCTGTCAGTGTT GTTCCAGGTCTGCTCTATCACCTAATTCTCCTGTCAAAGTAGTTCCTTCAAAAACTCAAAGCCAGGGACACTCCAACACCCACTCTAAAAGCAATGATTCTGACAAGCACACCCAAAGCAGTGAGCATAAGGAACACCCCAAAGACACTGGACCTAAAGACAATCCTATAAGCAGTGGACCCAAACAGCATTCTAAGACCAGTGAGCCTATTGATCATAACACTAAAAACAGTCAACCTAAAGAACCTATTCAGCATCCCAAGGGTAGTGAACCTATTCAGCATCCCAAGGGCAGTGAACCTATTCAACACCCCAAGAGTAGTGAACCAAAAGAACATCAAAAAACCACTGAACCTAAAGAGCATCCCAAGGGCAGTGAGCCTATTCAACATCCCAAGGGCAGTGAGCCTATTCAGCATCCCAAGGGCACTCAGCCTATTCAGCATCCCAAGGGCACTGAGCCTATTCAACATTCCAAGGGCACTGAGCCTATTCAACATCCCAAGGGAGGTGAGCCTATTCAACATCCCAAGGGAGGTGAGCCTATTCAACATCCCACGGGCAGTAAGCCTATTCAGCATCCCAAGGGCAGTGAACCTATTCAGCATCCCAAGGGTAGTGAACCCAAGGAACATCCTAAGAGCACAGAGCCTAAAGAGCACCCTAAGAGCAATGAACCCAAAGAACATCCAAAAAGCAGTGAACCTATTCAGCATCCCAAGGGCACTGAGCCCATTCAGCATCCCAAGGAAAGTGAGCCTATTCAGCATCCCAAGGGCACTGAGCCTATTCAACATCCCAAGGGCAATGAACCTATTCAGCATCCCAAGGGCAGTGATAGTGAACCCAAGGAACATCCTAAGAGCACAGAGCCTAAAGAGCACCCTGGGAGCAATGAACCCAAAGAACATCCAAAAAGCAGTGAGCCTATTCAGCATCCCAAGGTCACTGAGCCTATTCAGCATCCCAAGGGCACTGAGCCTATTCAGCATCCCAAGGGCACTGAGCCTATTCAGCATCCTAAAGGTAGTGAGCCTACTCAGCATCCCAAAGGCAGTGAGCCTATTCAGCATCCCAAGGGCACTGAGCCTATTCAACATCCCAAGGGCAATGAACCTATTCAGCATCCCAAGGGCAGTGATAGTGAACCCAAGGAACACCCTAAGAGCACAGAGCCTAAAGAGCACCCTGAGAGCAATGAACCCAAAGAACATCCAAAAAGCAGTGAGCCTATTCAGCATCCCAAGGTCACTGAGCCTAGTCAGCATCCCAAGGGCACTGAGCCTATTCAGCATCCCAAGGGCACTGAGCCTATTCAGCATCCCAAGGGCACTGAGCCGATTCAGCATTCTAAAGGTAGTGAGCCTACTCATCATCCCAAAGGCAGTGAGCCTATTCAGCATCCCAAGGGCACTGAGCCTATTCAACATCCCAAGGGCAATGAACCTGTTCAGCATCCCAAGGGCAGTGATAGTGAACCCAAGGAACATCCCAAGAGCACAGAGCCTAAAAAGCACCCCAAGAGCAATGAACCCAAAGAACATCCAAAAAGCAGTGAGCCTATTCAGCATCCCAAGGTCACTGAGCCTATTCAGCATCCCAAGGGCACTGAGCCTATTCAGCATCCCAAGGGCACTGAGCCTATTCAGCACCCTAAAGGTAGTGAGCATACTCAGCATCCCAAAGGCAGTGAGCCTATTCAGCATCACAAGGGCACTGAGCCTATTCAACATCCCAAGGGCAATGAACCTATTCAGCATCCCAAGGGCAGTGATAGTGAACCCAAAGAAAATCCTAAGAGCACAGAGCCTAAAGAGCACCCTAAGAGCAATGAACCCAAAGAACATCCAAAAAGCAGTGAGCCTATTCAGCATCCCAAGGGCACTGAGCCTATTCAGCATCCTAAAGGTAGTGAGCCTACTCAGCATCACAAAGGCAGTGAGCCTATTCAGCATCCCAAGGGCACCGAGCCTATTCAACATCCCAAGGGCAATGAACCTATTCAGCATCCCAAGGGAAGTGATAGTAAACCCAAGGAACATCCTAAGAGCACAGAGCCTAAAGAGCACCCTAAGGGCAATGAACCCAAAGAACATCCAAAAAGCAGTGAGCCTATTCAGCATCCCAAGGTCACTGAGCCTATTCAGCATCCCAAGGGCACTGAGCCTATTCAGCATCCTAAAGGTAGTGAGCCTACTCAGCATCCCAAAGGCAATGAGCCTATTCAGCATCCCAAGGGCACTGAGCCTATTCAAAATCCCAAGGGCAATGAACCTATTCAGCATCCCAAGGGCAGTAATAGTGAACCCAGGGAACATCCTAAGAGCACAGAGCCTAAAGAGCACCCTAAGAGCAATGAACCCAAAGAACATCCAAAAAGCAGTGAGCCTATTCAGCATCCCAAGGTCACCGAGCCTATTCAACATCCCAAGGGCAATGAGCCTATTCAACATCCTAAGGGCACTGAGCATATTCAGCATCCCAAGGGCACTGAGCCTATTCAGCATCCCAAGGGCACTGAGCCTATTCAGCATCCCAAGGGCACTGAGCCTATTCAGCATCCCAAGGGCACTGAGCCTATTCAGCATCCTAAAGGTAGTGAGCCTACTCAGCATCCCAAAGGCAGTAAGCCTATTCAGCATCCCAAGGGCAGTGAACCTATTCAACATCCCAAGAGTAGTGAACCCAAGGAACATCCTAAAAGCACAGAGCCTAAAGAGCATCCTAAGAGTAACGAACCCAAAGAACATCCAAAAAACACTGAACCTAAAGAGCATCCCAAGGGCAGTGAGCCTATTCAACATCCCAAGGGCAGTGAGCCTATTCAGCATCCCAAAGGCAGTGAGCCTATTCAGCATCCCAAGGGCACTGAGCCTATTCAGCATCCCAAGGGCAAAGATAGTGAACCCAAGGAACATCCTAAGCCTATTCAGCATCCCAAAGGCAGTGAGCCTGTTCAGCATCCCAATGGAAGTGAGCCTATTCAGCACCCCAAAGGTAGTGAACCTAAGGAACATCCTAAGAATACAGAGCCTAAAGAGCACCCTAAGACAAATGAACCTAAGGAACATCCAAAAGACAATAAGCCTAAAGAGCATTCCAAGAGCAGTGAACCTAAGGAAAAACAAAAGAACAGTGAACAAAAAGATCACCCTATGGGCAATGAACCAAAGGAGCATCCCAAAGACACTACATCTAGAGGAAGCTCTGGATTTTGTTTTAACAAAGTTAGTGGCTTTTATCCCGTCAAAGGAGACAAGAATGCTTTCTGGCATTGTGACAACGGCATTACCTATCGTCAAAACTGCCCTGCTGGTCTCGTTTTTGAGCTCAGCTGCCAATGCT gtgTTTACAACTCTTCTCCAGCAAAAAGCAGTGGTAATGTGAGTGGCAAAGGATTCTGCGTTGGAAGGTTAACTGGTCTTTACCCAGTACAAGGGAATAAAAAAGCCTTCTGGAACTGCTGGAAAGGGCTAACATATCAACAAGACTGCCCTGTTGGTCTGGTTTTTGATCAGAGCTGTCAGTGTT GTTCCAGGTCTGCTCTATCACCTAATTCTCCTGTCAAAGCAGTTCCTTCAAAAACTCAAAGCCAGGGACACTCCAACACCCACTCTAAAAGCAATGATTCTGACAAGCACACCCAAAGCAGTGAGCATAAGGAACACCCCAAAGACACTGGACCTAAAGACAATCCTATAAGCAGTGGACCCAAACAGCATTCTAAGACCAGTGAGCCTATTGATCATAACACTAAAAACAGTCAACCTAAAGAACCTATTCAGCATCCCAAGGGCAGTGAACCTATTCAACACCCTAAGAGTAGTGAACCCAAGGAACATCCTAAGAGTACAAAGCCTAAAGAGCATCCTAAGAGTAACGAACCAAAAGAACATCAAAAAAGCAGTGAACCTATTCAGCATCCCAAGGGCACTGAGCCCATTCAGCATCCCAAGGAAAGTGAGCCTATTCAGCATCCCAAGGGCACTGAGCCTATTCAACATCCCAAGGGCAATGAATCTATTCAGCATCCCAAGGGCAGTGAGCCTATTCAGCATCCCAAGGGCACTGAGCCTATTCAGCATCCTAAAGGTAGTGAGCCTATTCAGCATCCTAAGGGTACTGAGCCTATTCAACATCCCAAGAGCAATGAACCTATTCAGCATCCCAAGGGCAGTGATAGTGAACCCAAGGAACATCCTAAGAGTGCAGAGCCTAAAGAGCACCCTGAGAGCAATGAACCCAAAGAACATCCAAAAAGCAGTGAGCCTATTCAGCATCCCAAGGGCACTGAGCCTATTCAGCATCCCAAGGGCTCTGAGCCTATTCAGCATCCTAAAGGTAGTGAGCCTACTCAGCATCCCAAAGGCAGTGAGCCTATTCAGCATCCCAAGGGCACTGAGCCTATTCAACATCCCAAGGGCAATGAACCTATTCAGCATCCCAAGGGCAGTGATAGTGAACCCAAGGAACATCCCAAGAGCACAGAGCCTAAAAAGCACCCCAAGAGCAATGAACCCAAAGAACATCCAAAAAGCAGTGAGCCTATTCAGCATCCCAAGGGCACTGAGCCTATTCAGCATCCCAAGGGCACTAAGCCTATTCAGCATCCTAAAGGTAGTGAGCCTACTCAGCATCCCAAAGGCGGTGAGCCTATTCAGCATCCCAGGGGCACTGAGCCTATTCAACATCCCAAGGGCAAGGAACCTATTCAGCATCCCAAGGGCAGTGATAATGAACCCAAGGAACATCCTAAGAGCACAGAGCCTAAAGAACACCCTGAGAGCAATGAACCCAAAGAACGTCCAAAAAGCAGTGAGCCTATTCAGCATCCTAAGGTCACTGAGCCTATTCAGCATCCCAAGGGCACTGATCCTATTCAGCATCCCAAGGGCACTGAGCCTATTCAGAATCCTAAAGGTAGTGAGCATACTCAGCATCCCAAAGGCAGTGAGCCTACTCAGCATCCCAAAGGCAGTGAGCCTAGTCAGCATCCCAAGGGCACTGAGCCTATTCAACATCCCAAGGGCAATGAACCTATTCAGCATCCCAAGGGCAGTGATAGTGAACCCAAAGAAAATCCTAAGAGCACAGAGCCTAAAGAGCACCCTAAGAGCAATGAACCCAAAGAACATCCAAAAAGCAGTGAGCCTATTCAGCATCCCAAGGTTACTGAGCCTATTCAGCATCCCAAGGGCACTGAGCCTATTCAGCATCCCAAGGGCACTGAGCCTATTCAGCATCCCAAAGGTAGTGAGCCTACTCAGCATCCCAAAGGCAATGAGCCTATTCAGCATCCCAAGGGCACTGAGCCTATTCAACATCCCAAGGGCAATGAACCTATTCAGCATCCCAAGGGCAGTGATAGTGAACCCAAGGAACATCCTAAGAGCACAGAGCCTAAAGAGCACCCTAAGAGCAATGAACCCAAAGAACATCCAAAAAGCAGTGAGCCTATTCAGCATCCCAAGGTCACTAAGCCTATTCAACATCCCAAGGGCAATGAGCCTCTTCAACATCCTAAGGGCACTGAGCCTATTCAGCATCCCAAGGGCACTGAGCCTATTCAGCATCCCAAGGGCACTGAGCCTATTCAGCATCCCAAGGGCACTGAGCCTATTCAGCATCCCAAGGGCACTGAGCCTATTCAGCATCCTAAGGGCACTGAGCCTATTCAGCATCCTAAAGGTAGTGAGCCTACTCAGCATCCCAAAGGCAGTGAGCCTATTCAGCATCCCAAGGGCAGTGAACCTATTCAACATCCCAAGAGTAGTGAACCCAAGGAACATCCTAAAAGCACAGAGCCTAAAGAGCATCCTAAGAGCAATGAACCCAATGAACATCCAAAAACCACTGAACCTAAAGAGCATCCCAAGGGCAGTGAGCCTATTCAACACCCCAAGGGCAGTGAGCCTATTCAGCATCCCAAAGGTGGTGAACCTACTCAGCATCCCAAAGGCAGTGAGCCTATTCAGCATCCCAAGGGCACTGAGCCTATTCAGCATCCCAAGGGCAGTGATAGTGAACCCAAGGAACATCCTAAGCCTATTCAGCATCCCAAAGGCAGTGAGCCTGTTCAGCATCCCAATGGAAGTGAGCCTGTTCAGCATCCCAATGGAAGTGAGCCTATTCAGCACCCCAAAGGTAGTGAACCCAAGGAACATCCTAAGAATACAGAGCCTAAAGAACACCCTAAGACAAATGAACCTAAGGAACATCCAAAAGACAATAAGCCTAAAGAGCATTCCAAGAGCAGTGAACCTAAGGAAAAACAAAAGAACAGTGAACAAAAAGATCACCCTATGGGCAATGAACCAAAGGAGCATCCCAAAGACACTACATCTAGAGGAAGCTCTGGATTTTGTTTTGACAAAGTTAGTGGCTTTTATCCCGTCAAAGGAGACAAGAATGCTTTCTGGCATTGTGACAACGGCATTACCTATCGTCAAAACTGCCCTGCTGGTCTCGTTTTTGAGCTCAGCTGCCAATGCT gCAACTATCCACCACCTCCCACAAAGACAAAAGAATTCTGTGCTGGGAAAGCCAGTGGCCTATACCCTGTAGCTGGTGAAAATAATGCTTTctggaactgtgcaaatggaatAACCTACAAAGAATACTGCTCTACTGGACTTGTATTTGATGTGAGCTGTGATTGCT GCAACTATGCTCCCACTCCTCCAGCCAAGACTCAGAAAGAATTCTGTGCTGGAAAAGCCAGTGGTCTTTATCCTGTAGCTGGTGACAAGAATGCTTTctggaactgtgcaaatggaatTACATACAAACAATACTGCTCTACTGGCCTTGTGTTTGATGAAAGTTGTGAATGTT GTAATTACCCTTAA